The window GCTAGTTAGGCAAATCAtcatctttggcgatcactcgtagccgagtaagattgtcttccatgaacacagtcttcacagggagtccgtaagtgaccatagctgccaattctggatccacatgtccttccacagtggggacattggtttccgggtgggagttgatcacaaaTAGCATAGTGTGGGGGCTGTCGTCTTCATGGGGGCTTCTTGGAAGCATTTGGCTGGCTACTGGGCGACAGGTTGCTGGGGCAGAATGGATCCAGCAGCTCTGCtctgacactcttaaccactatgctGAGAATTATATAGCACAAGACTAACTTAGAATGCACAGCGCATATGGAGCTAAAGCCCCACAACTTTGCACCAAGAAAACCCAGCAtgtctccttccttgtcattaaTACTTCCTTGTCATTAAAATCCGGAGAGTATTTCTTACAAGAGGGATTTAACTGCAACGTTTTTGCTTTAATTCTAATTTGACGTTGCCTGGCGCTTTTTAAAATTCCCTCTTGGTGGCAGCTGGCTGTGATGCCATTTACTGCTTTATCTCATGAAGTGTATAAATGGCACTGCATGCTGCGAAATAAATCACTCTTTAATCTCACAGAGGCCAGTATTTGGGAAAGCTGTATATAATTTTGGTACAGAGTTTTCAATACGAAAGATGAATTAATGGAAATAGACATTTTAATGAGCAGATTCATGCGTAACACTACTTACACTGAcagtttcttcctttttaaactcTACATTTCTTGCAACGTGCTGTTCTGCCTATGACACTTTCGGGAACAGAGTCACTGCTGCAGAGGATGTGCAAGAGGCCAGGGATCCACATGGCTGTTACCTGAGAACTTGTGTGAACTTTTAACCTAGCTGTAAACATTCATCAGACCAAATGTACTGGCGCAGTTCCTAGCCAAGCATTCATTATACTAAGTACTAGATGAATTCAGACAGGAACTCAGCCCATTGCTGCATGAGCCGAGACTTCACAGACTCCTTCCTTTGCATATTACGGTTTCTAAACTTCCACCTGTGTTCtgtgtaaaccatggtttgccactCCATCCGTGTTCCATCTGCAGAGTGATTTTAGCAAAGCATCATTTGCCTTTAAACAAGGTTCCCAAATCCAAAACTGTCTTTTGGAGTCCTGGTTTAAGGGCGATGATGGTGTGCTGAGAATCAGGAAGGAAATTTAGGTATCTCTCATTTCTGGTCTCTGGCTTTGCAGGGCACTTGTATTTTTAACTTCATCAAGTAAAGGGAATCGTCCTATAGTCCCTTGTTGGGTTTCCCCCTGGATTTCAAGTGAGCTACTGTAATGATACAACTTGCCAGCAGAGTCGCTGCACCAGTAACCGTGTAAGCTATCCCCAGAAAAGGATTTCTTCCTCCACTCCATGTTACTGTTGAGAAGACCACCTGCTTTTCTCCTTTGAACTTTGAAACTGGGAAATCTGACAGGATGATGTTCAAGTTGTATTAACAGTTTGGAACATACATGAGCATTAAAAGATGCCAAAGAGTTGGATCTAATCCTGTTAGCAATAtctatgtgcccccccccttagCACCTACAATGCAAAAGGCATATTTAAAAGGAATATATGTAGATTTTCACAGTTTACTCTCCTTGTTGCAATACACATCTATTGATGGGACACTACCACTATTATCAGCCTTTTCCAGTGTGGTGCTCTACAGAAGTTTTGAACTGGaactcccatctgctccagccatcatagccaatggtcagggatgatgagagctacAGTCTAAAACACCTGCagagtaccaggttggggaagactgagcTAGACAGATACAGTATCTGCATTAGCCCACTGTATGTTTCCTCCACCCAAGTGACAAGCAGCTCCTCTCCTCAAAACTCAGCTACATTTCACGATGAAATGCATGCAGCATTGGCCTGCCAGGGAGTGTTCTGGCTATATATTCCTTGATTACCCTTACCGTCTACAGAAAATCTGCCAGTTATAGCCCACACATAACTAAAACTTGCAGAGAAAACATGACACGAACCCACACAGAAAGGATACTATAGGATATTTGGAGCCCATACATCCCTGCTGGGAGCCCATTTGCAAACTGCCTGGTGTGGCTGACGCGACAGTAAAGATTCTTGAATGTAGAAAAGGCTGATACACGCATCCAGATGATAAAGTCTTCATTTGTGTAGCCATTGTTCTCTTGGTTTTCTTCATCTAATAAATATACTGGTTTTTGCCAGTAATGTGGTCTTGCCGTGCCTGAGatagatggggagggagggagatgataGCTATAGGTGAACTAGCTACCCCTACTTCTACAGGTATATATTTCTAACGTTAGTCTCACTAGTGGGTAAGCATGCCTCAGCCTTCGCCGAtatggtgccctcaagatgttttggacaataGTTCtcttcattcctgaccattggccatgctggctgtggcagaTGGGacttagagtccaacaacacctggaaggtcccaggttcaggaAGTCTGACCTAAGTAGTCTAAACAAAGTGAGTACTGAGTTATAGTTTGATGCATCCATCACAGACACACTTGTGAAGGAGTATGTCCCACTGTTCAGTGGGGATGCAGGATTGCCTTGTAAGTCAAGCAACGTGCCAGGAATGTAGCTTCAATAAAGTTGATTATCCAGTATGCATATAAGGTGGAGCAGATTTGCACCCATTGGCCCTGCTCCTGACCTCGGTTGAAGCGGGAAATTTAAGTGTCGTTAACATCAATACTGAGGCACCTCTTTAACCATGTTTAAAGTGAAAGTGCACTGCAAATGGGCACATGTTCTGGGAAGGAAAGGGCACACCGTTTTGTGGTGGTGTCCCAGGTGCTCATCCATGGTGGAAAAAATCTGATGCATTGGCCTTGAGAAAAGGTAGCTGTGCAGCATTGGAACACCATTTCTTCTGAGTACTAAAATCTTTCCCAGGAACCAGCTTTGGCTGGGTTAcattacatcagggatggggaaaccttccaagggccatattccctccaggggaaccttccaagggccacaggcAAACAGGCAGAGTAACAAGTGAACGATTCACCTTTCTACAGCAGGTTAAGTTtcttctgtcctccatccagacaaacaagcaagaggcatttactaatttaataaaaattatataacacTTGATTGTGgggaaaaacctcaaagcaatgGATCAAACCTCAAAAGCATGATTaaagttcaaagacacattccagctaggtaAAAACACTTAGGTCTGAAGCAGAGCTAGTGAAAAATGTAGTCAGGAAAGATTTCCAAGGCACACAAGAGAGCCCATTAGCTGCATTTCAAAAACTGACGAACCACCTTTCAGCTAATGGGATCATTCTTACCATCAAATGCAGAAGACAAGTTGTGTGCAGCTGGATTGTGAAATTTCACATTTTTATCTGTCCACCAGGCATTTCCTTGCTTCAGAAGTGGGACTCTGACAGCCTTTACAGAAGCAGGATAGTAGAACAGCTGTATTGTGTCTGTATGGAAAATAGAAACAGGGATTTAATGCTAAGCCAGTATTGAATGCCTGTAATTTGACTATTTTAGTTGATCTAAGAGaatatggtcacatccacaccatacatttaaagcacaacattACAAAACCTCCAATGGTGGCTGTGTGATGACATCCTTACATTTTTGTCATATAGAGAGAAATCTTAACTTGCAGTCCGAATAGATTATGAAGACTGCATATTCAGGTAAATATCAGATGCACGTAGCACTCACCATTGAACATACTGTTTGCAATTGCACCACATGGAGCTATAGGTGTCCCGTTTTCATAAGTTGCAAAAGGTACACAATTGCTGTTCTGAATCTGTATTCAAAACCATAATGCAATTAGGAGCACATTTCTCTGAAAAATCAAGCCATAATGTTAAACAATGCAGCTATTCATAAACAGCAGGAAATGTGTTCTGAAAAAGACACATCTTTTATCTGGTGATGGAAAATCAATGGGGAAAGACTGTCACACCATGCCAGGGAGTGTATTTCCTAGTGTGGCTCTGAATAGTTGGCAAATGACTCTCCCTCCTCTCGGATGTTTACATTGCCCACCTCCCTCAGCATAACATTACAAAGTCCAGACAATGAATGACAAGCACAACATTCCTGAACCAGCTAGACTTCTTTCTGGTTAATAATATATCAAGAATTACTACCCTTAAAATGGCAtcatgtgattaaaaaaaaccaaacatcagAAGTACTAAAAGAATTTCAAACCACCTTACGTTTGCCTTCCGACCCAATAGTTGTGCATCACTTCTGGAAAGGACATAGCGACGATGGTTCTGATAAAAATTATGCAATCCATAGTACATGAAGACATcaccctgcatttttttttaagggacaacATGTAGGAATTAAGAAATGAGTTTCAAAGCTAAATCTGGCACACTATTGACAATAGCCCCTATGAAGTGGGACAGTAATATGAATGTCCAAGATCTAAGTGCCATCAAAAGCCCTAGAGATCTTTGATGGGCAAGAATTGGCGTGACTCCAAATCACCAAGCCCAAGAGACAAGCCTAAATTGTTACTTTATTGGTTTGTGGAGTAAGGCTACCAATAAATGAAAATGATATTCTCTTCCGATTGCTCCACAAGGTCTTCCTCTAATGTTCATTGCTTGATGCGCTCGCGAAATCAGTCAAAACAGCAAAGACAAGCTGCTCTGTATCACCTGACATTATTTCCACAGAGGCAGTTCACATCCTCAGCTGCTGAATTCAGCATTGGTTGAATAAACCGAAGGATAAGCTCCTGAGAGATGGGCATGGATATGGGAATCCCTAAGGTATGGTGCCAGATGCAAAAGAagacagggctcctgcacctttaacagaaaaggaaaattTGACAGGTGTGGCATCTGGTCACGCTACGCTAAGGGTTGTAGCCCTAGTCATTGAATGACAAGAGCTAACACACTAGATACTGACATGCCAACACCACAGTCACAATATGTGCTCCACACTGCTATTTCAGATAGATTTGGTGCTTAAAATTGGCTAGATGCTAAAAGCACCATAGGGTGTAATCCAGCCAACAATTGAAACACTGAGGTTCCACTGATTTTACAGTGAGAATTAATGCATGTGCTTAACATTCTCCCATTGAAATTATAAAAGGGCTTAACTCGGCTAAACACtcacaaaatgttttaaatatttcaaaacgtTTACTTCAAATTCATTCTTGTTTCCTTAGGtacaatttatttctttttattcaacagccttaaaatatttgaggttTCCTTTCCCCATGTATGTTGTTAATTTTAATGCTAATCTTGTGttgcttattaaaaaaacaacaacctattaTTCACTTTTCCACAATCACTTACCTGCATGCTTTCCTGAAGTGTGAAGTTGGTGATACACAGGCATTCCTTCTCCCAGTTGGATGAGTTTTCACGCAGCTTTGAACAATGTGAGCATAACTCAGAATAATTAATCTGCCAAGAAACGAAAGAAACAGGCCGAGTTATTGTCATCATTTCACAAGGAGAACAAGATCTCCATGCCTTAAAGGCTtcacaccaggggtcagcagactttttcagcagggtgccagtctactgtccctcaaaccttggattctaatctcattatacatgacaaagctatctttagccatctcacccgttgccttttcctttaagaccaattgcagtcattaacagtcgttaacaggttttccacacctatcagctgatcacccattcccaccacccttctgagtaatacccctccccactctcactatacataagggtctggtgacttctgtttcagtgtatctgaagaagtgtgcatgcacacgaaagctcataccaagaacaaacttagttggtctctaaggtgctactggaaggaattttttttctttcaatatagactttgttgtttagtcgtgtctgactctttgtgaccccatggaccagagctcgtcaggcactcctatcttccacaaTATAGAGTACTTACATTATTTATTCCTTTGCTAAAGAAATAAAGAACATAATAGCCAAAGTGGGTATTGAAGTCAGGTCTCTGGGTGCCAAGATCAGTACTTCCACTTTTGGATCTGcaccaaaatgtttattttacgGCATTAGGATTAATGAGGACATCATATACAAATGTTatgaaaattaaacaaaacaaaacaaatacactgtaaatttctgttttacttatACACAAATACAGTCTACCAATATTGTAATGCATGCTTTCTAGCACACAATGAAAACAAACCTTTATTTCTTTGACTCCTGTTGCAGCCAATagaagtacaattcccatcacaaGGCAGAAGAGGCTAATGATAAAGAAACTGGGGAGGACAAGCTCTGGGGTGAGCTGGGGCTTCCAGGCTGGGAGTCTCTGTTGTTTATATGCAGTATTATCAGGGCATCTCGATGGACGGTTTGGTGAAACGGTGCTCTTTTCATTCATGTTGATGCTGGACAAGTCTTTGGTTGGCCTTTGTGTCGTACCGTAAGGTATTTTTCATCTGTTTCTATCTACTTAGCATTTTAAAGAACCTTGGTAACTTCCTGGAATTACTTATTAACTTGATCCATTTGATTGGGAATAATGCCTTCCTTGTACTTTATTGTCATAATCACATTTAGCCAGCCTGTGCCATCCTCCTGCTGGTGTACTTTAACCTGACTTACACCTGCTAGCTAATACCAGTCAACTGCTTCCTGCACAAGGTTGCAACCCTTTTGCTGTTACTGTTGTTCCACACAGCTTAGGACACAATTTAGTAGGATCATCTGCATTGCTTTATTTGGAAATCCTGCATGCAGGGTGGTATATTACTCCCCAGATTTTCTGTCTGTCAAATTTATTAGCTGacttgattgtgtttttgtgatgACCAATGATTTTCAGCATATAGTAAACTTTACCGTCTGACACAACTTAAGGCTTCCCTTTCTCCCCACCATCACAGATTCCAAAACTGCATTGAAACTGAAGTAAAAAGGCAGATTTTGCTAATAACAAGTATGGTGAGAATCGAGTGAGAGACAATGGTTACACCAGCTCTGCATTTTTTCTGGGGCCAATTAAGCACCCTACTCACAAGTAGCATCTATTTTGCTTCAAGTTTCCTGGTCTTCATATCTGCCATAAGAACGAGAGTTTGCTACCTGATGCTTTGAATTCACAGTGGCAGATTCTAGGTTACAACGACCTATGGTAATGATAATTAGTAACACTGGGGAGTTCCCCTAAAGAAAGAGGGGTAGTTATCCCTATACATTGACAATTTATGATCACTGGCACTGATCTTTAAGGATATTTTGGAAATACTTTAGCCATGGTTCTGCCACAGAACAGATGATCTATTGGAGGTTACTTCCTTCCAGAAAACTGAACTGTATTGATATGCAGAGCTGCAGAAGAAAAGCTCAGGAAACATtactatcatcattattatcagttatattttatatatttcctcAAGTGTTTTGTACACATTATCATGTTAAGCACTGCAACTACTCTTTAAAGCAAGCtggtattattatttctaaactgCAGCCTTTTAAGCTGAGATATGATCCCCCAAACTGGCCTAGAGGCTCATTCAAGGATTCCTAGTGAGCTTGTTGCTGAAATGAGATTCCCCACAACACAATCTCTTACCCACTAGCTTATACTTTTGAGTAAATCTTTTGAGTTAACAGTTACTTTATCTGCTGGTGGAAAAATCTGTGTTGACTTTCGATTTCATATCATTATACGCAAACATTTCAGTAGAGGACTCCATACAAAAGCTGGCTTTATTGCAAAATAATTAAGGGTGACAAAAGGGCTTCTACTATATGCATTTCAGAATTAAAAAGCAGCCTCAACTTGGGCAGACTGAAGGATGAGTTGAATTCAAGGGCAAACATTATATCTAAAAGAGTCCCACTTTCACAGTGCCCTCTCTACACAGTTTGATCAGTCCCATTTCCAGAAGTTCAATGGTTTCTTTCCTTGTctggagaaaaaaggaaaaaaattagaGAATTAAGGTTACCAAGGCCGGCGCTTCTGTGAGGCGAGGtgaagaactttgcctcaggaggCAGATCCACCCATTCCTTCCCACCCCAGCAGTTGCCAGCCCCACTGCAGTTTCACCTATGCCACCACTGCAGCACCACCACTGCCCTCACCACAAAAGCCACGccccccactgctgccactgcatcATGGTGGCAGTGCAAGTGCAGCTGCAGATTAGGGTACAGTTGCAGTGGCTAGGCCAGTGGCAATCTAGGCACAATGGCGTTGTCAGGGAGAGGGCCAGGATCTGTGGGGGAGCAGCAGGGCATTTTGCCTACAGTGGAAAAATGTTCTGGGCCGCCCTTGAAGGTTACTGCAAGACCCCCATGCAAACATTTATTGTGCTGTCTCTCTCACGAACTCACTCACTCCAGCCAGCTGATACCTTATACTTCTCTTATTTTTAATACTGGCACAACACTCCCCCCATTAAACATGTACTTATGAAACACCATCGGTTAAGAAACATGCCTGCAAACTTGCAGCTTGTCGCTTGCCCATGGCAATTAACAGTTCCTTCTGCATTAGGAGTTTGTCAGATCCACTGCTCAAGTCAGCCTGGGCAACACTGTCTGCATGTGGGAGGCTAAGCAgactagaatttttttaaaaaacttgagcTTGTCTGCAAGGAAGTTTGAACCTATACCTGTTTGAAAGGTCATCGGGGTAACTGACAGTAAATGATGTTTCAATTACAAGCATTTTGGCTGGGAAGCAAATTCAATAAAACTCAGTTTTATGTATGCATATTAGTCATCTTGCCAGCTGCATCAGCTGCTACTATAAtaatttcacattgaaaaatgCCACAAGGGGGCACCTTCTTGCTTCAGTTATGGAAATTCATTGCAATCTCTAGTAGTAGACTTTTCTGAACATTGAGAAAACCAATGGGCTTACTATATTGTGACATTTTCAACAGCTTGGTAAAACAAGGCTTAGAGTGGAAAGGTCAAACGCAACACATTTAGTGCAAAAGAGGccctggccacattcacacatagCAGTTATCCTTGGGCTAATCAACCATACTGTGCATGGATTGCATGCTAGTGCATTGATCCTGATTGTTTCTGCTTCATTCTTCACTTAAGCAAGTAAAGAAACCAGGATGGGAAAAGCTGAGTGCTACTTCTAAATCCAAGATTTtggcttttaaataataataataataataataataataataataataataataataattgaataggaATTATAAGTGAACAACATTTAAGGAGGGCTAGCAATCCTGGGTTATTAGGGTCGAATACACCACATCCCCAGATATTCAGACATAACACAAAGCTTCCCCTTTACTGGTTTGTTAACCAGCTTGTGAAAAGTGTGATAGAATGGATTCGCTGCACCAGAGGCCATCTCATGCATCATATGGTTCTTGGTGTATCATTATGGCAAATGCTGCTTCCACGTATTAAAGGGCATTTTCTGACCGAGGATGTAGCTAAGTGCCTGCTGGTTTGATAGCATATACAGAACAGTGTTTGCCATAAATTACAAGGTATACCAATCAGCACAGTTCACTCACATCCCAACCCTAAACATACCTGAGGAATTAATACCAAGTTAAGTATGCTTTGGACTGTTTTAGTGTGATATAATCGTACTCTAATCAAGACAATTCTTTAATTTTGGTTTCAGTGGTTCAGGAGAAAATAGGTATAAATTATGTGATGCTTGTATATACATCTGTGCAGTTGCATATCACAGTTTTGTACAGTATTTTGTACTTTTCAACTGtacttttatttttagaatttcaAATGTAATAAAGGGGGAAAGTATGCTTGGGAGTACAGCCTTAAAAGTACAATTTTCCCCACTAAGCTACCAGATTATGAGCATAAATTCAGTTTACAAGATCAGATGATTTGCCCTATTATGGAATTGTGTTTTTTCAAAAGAAGGTAAGTGTAAGTGTTAGTCCTCCTTAGGTAGAGGGCAGGAGttaacaaagtgtgtgtgtgaaatctgcTAGAATAATTTTTGTTCTGTTCTCCAGGCTTACCTctaacaggttgttgttgttgttgttgttagacacTCTATTTGAAAATCCTACGGTCTGGAACtttttgaaagcagcagcagtactTGCTTATGTTGCTGCTTTCCTACATAGCTTATTTGAAAGGTGTCagagaaatcaatggaacttgaCTTTAATGAAAATGAATGTAGGCTTGAGGTGTTAAAGAGAATCACAGCAGGAAAGGTAAGCATGCCAGGAGGCTGAAGAGAGAGGCAGCCCAACACATTACTGCATAtacttcctctcctgcttcagctagACAGAGCTCTTCAGCACCACAGCAGCCATGTAAAGACTAGCTGACCCATGTAGTGACAAGTCCATGTTCCCAACATAATGTGTGCAATGGCCCAGCATGTATCTCTTAAGCCTCGGATTAGAAAACTAAAATTATGATGTGCGTTTGTGTAAAAAGTCCCTTTCCCCTTTGCATTTCTAGAATGTGAAATAGAAGAATGTAAGACACCACACAGGCTTTTACTTGTTAAATATTATTGCTTGGTACCTCAGGGATGTCAATTAATCTTCTTAACTTCTGATCTCTCCAATTCCAGTCCAAGATGACATACTTCAAGGATGTCATGCTAAGACCATCTGAGGAGATAGTAAGAGACATTTGTTAGTAGTGTGACAAGTGCATTATCAAAATGATATTgggcttttaaatttttttgctGCCCAATCAATCCCCAGGCAGCTAGTCTTTGCATATCAAGTCCCGCCCTTCTTGGTTAACAGACTATAAAGAAAGATCCCTGCAAGTTTCTGGCTATGAAATCAGTCCTGTGCCTATTCAATAGCTAAACACAAAAGCAGAACGGCCACTGGCATGCTAATCCCAAGTATGTGCCAGCAACTAATTCCCCAAACTTCTACTTCATAAAAACGCAAGAACTGTGCTTTTATTACGctgatgatttattatttataaactaCTTTTCTGTTCAAATTCCCAAAGCGGTGTGTCATAAGCAGCATTATGAATATGATGTAATGCTGGCTCTTGCTCAACCATTGTTAAGAGACTGGGTAGAAGCTGCAGGGTTGCACACTCCAGCCCCTCCATTCTGCAAATTCCTGCTTTAAACTGCAGAAAAGGTGAGCACGAGCCTCAATGGTAGCCCCTTCTACAAC of the Lacerta agilis isolate rLacAgi1 chromosome 4, rLacAgi1.pri, whole genome shotgun sequence genome contains:
- the LOC117045511 gene encoding cell cycle control protein 50C-like is translated as MNEKSTVSPNRPSRCPDNTAYKQQRLPAWKPQLTPELVLPSFFIISLFCLVMGIVLLLAATGVKEIKINYSELCSHCSKLRENSSNWEKECLCITNFTLQESMQGDVFMYYGLHNFYQNHRRYVLSRSDAQLLGRKANIQNSNCVPFATYENGTPIAPCGAIANSMFNDTIQLFYYPASVKAVRVPLLKQGNAWWTDKNVKFHNPAAHNLSSAFDGTARPHYWQKPVYLLDEENQENNGYTNEDFIIWMRVSAFSTFKNLYCRVSHTRQFANGLPAGMYGLQISYNFPVSKFKGEKQVVFSTVTWSGGRNPFLGIAYTVTGAATLLASCIITVAHLKSRGKPNKGL